From one Peredibacter starrii genomic stretch:
- a CDS encoding polysaccharide deacetylase family protein: protein MKFHLSLLFFFACSQVHALSCQQPSLKLGADVLKELSDNPINCQNNSVHLTFDDGPNAQVTPALLKELKARNVKATFFVSTTNLEAANRNHDTNLALVNETMNAGHLIASHGHEHNAYDLRMDGKGEVLEKGFTDQEKEQQIARSVQLLNYATQNRFSNQKTMLFRFPYGRGAMPSAAELKRMDQQGIMRFQSTNYAGQLAEYRRQSAPLQVLASNGFSHLGWNHDSGDSSFGMGMPNADALKGYVLKNLKAMCSGNSTQVALFHDIKVMNTVAIPVIIDIGRCLGLKFISPNEMMANKTSLVERGVLIQKSQTQRAPADTLGELIATVTKAGSPNPECPPEKDQTCYSEQYKRRYQECEGGASICLGGRWYSRQDPMILLNCNLKD, encoded by the coding sequence ATGAAATTTCATCTCTCACTTTTGTTCTTCTTTGCTTGTTCTCAAGTTCACGCTTTAAGTTGTCAGCAACCAAGTTTAAAGCTTGGTGCCGATGTCTTAAAAGAGCTGAGTGATAATCCCATCAATTGCCAAAATAATTCTGTGCATCTGACCTTCGATGATGGCCCTAATGCCCAGGTGACTCCTGCTCTTTTGAAAGAGCTAAAAGCTCGCAACGTGAAGGCCACCTTCTTTGTCTCAACTACGAATCTCGAGGCGGCAAATCGTAATCACGACACTAATCTCGCGCTGGTCAATGAGACCATGAATGCGGGACATCTCATTGCAAGTCATGGCCATGAACATAATGCCTATGATCTACGCATGGATGGAAAGGGCGAGGTGCTTGAGAAAGGATTTACTGACCAGGAAAAAGAGCAACAGATTGCTCGAAGTGTTCAGCTCCTGAACTACGCCACTCAAAATCGTTTTAGTAATCAAAAAACAATGCTCTTCCGTTTCCCCTATGGAAGAGGTGCTATGCCCTCCGCGGCCGAATTAAAACGTATGGACCAACAAGGCATCATGCGCTTTCAAAGCACAAACTACGCGGGCCAATTAGCGGAATACCGACGCCAGAGTGCTCCTTTGCAGGTCCTTGCGAGTAATGGTTTTTCTCATTTGGGTTGGAACCATGATTCAGGTGATTCATCATTTGGAATGGGAATGCCCAATGCGGACGCTTTGAAAGGTTATGTTTTGAAAAACCTCAAGGCCATGTGTTCTGGTAATTCAACTCAAGTGGCCCTTTTTCATGACATCAAAGTCATGAATACCGTCGCGATTCCCGTCATCATTGATATCGGAAGATGTCTGGGGCTAAAATTTATTTCTCCGAATGAAATGATGGCGAATAAGACCAGCTTAGTTGAACGTGGGGTCTTAATTCAGAAGTCTCAAACTCAGCGAGCACCAGCTGATACACTTGGTGAGCTGATTGCAACGGTCACGAAAGCAGGATCTCCTAATCCAGAGTGTCCACCTGAGAAAGATCAAACTTGTTATAGTGAGCAGTATAAACGGAGATATCAGGAATGCGAGGGCGGGGCTTCCATCTGCCTTGGCGGTCGTTGGTACTCCCGCCAAGATCCGATGATTCTTTTGAACTGTAATTTGAAAGACTAG